From a single Micromonospora pallida genomic region:
- a CDS encoding thioesterase II family protein has translation MTTPDTDNGLWVRRFHPAPGGARRLVCLPHAGGSASFYFPVSRSLSPAVEVLSIQYPGRQDRRHEKCVGDVHRLAREVFTVLRPWLDEPVAIFGHSMGASVGFELARLIEQDGGTAAHLFASGRRAPSQPRHETVHLLDDEGLLADVRKLSGTNSAVLGDPEMLRAALPAIRSDYRAAETYTYRPGPPLSCPITVFTGDDDPKTTVEEARAWSTHTTGPFDLKVYPGGHFFLAEHQLAVLRAISTALSAAPAI, from the coding sequence ATGACCACGCCAGATACCGACAACGGCTTGTGGGTGCGACGCTTCCACCCGGCTCCGGGTGGCGCCAGGCGGTTGGTGTGCCTGCCTCACGCCGGCGGGTCGGCCAGCTTCTACTTTCCTGTCTCCCGCAGCCTCTCCCCCGCCGTGGAGGTGCTGTCGATCCAGTACCCGGGCCGGCAGGACCGGCGCCACGAGAAGTGCGTCGGTGACGTCCACCGACTCGCGCGGGAGGTCTTCACCGTGCTGCGGCCCTGGCTGGACGAGCCGGTAGCCATCTTCGGCCACAGCATGGGGGCCAGCGTCGGTTTCGAGCTCGCCCGGCTGATCGAGCAGGACGGCGGTACGGCGGCGCACCTGTTCGCGTCCGGACGCCGTGCACCGTCGCAGCCCCGGCACGAGACGGTGCACCTACTCGACGACGAGGGCCTGCTGGCCGACGTGAGGAAGCTGAGCGGCACCAACTCCGCCGTCCTCGGGGACCCGGAGATGCTGCGGGCCGCGCTGCCGGCGATCCGCAGTGACTACCGGGCCGCGGAGACCTACACCTATCGGCCGGGTCCACCGCTGAGCTGCCCGATCACCGTCTTCACCGGCGACGACGACCCGAAGACGACGGTCGAGGAGGCCCGGGCCTGGTCGACCCACACCACCGGACCGTTCGACCTCAAGGTCTACCCGGGCGGGCACTTTTTCCTGGCCGAGCACCAGCTGGCGGTCCTGCGGGCCATCTCGACCGCCCTGAGCGCGGCGCCGGCCATCTGA
- a CDS encoding class I SAM-dependent methyltransferase, which translates to MFENLKIAGRAIRTVFTADPITRVRRFYEIQSPDVEFAARRTHYMNVGYWEDGVTDLDTAAEALADKLADAAGIKPDETVLDVGFGYADQDFKWLRERQVGKIYGLNITPHHVESAQRRAQEEGFADRTDFRLGSATELPFDDNTFDRVVALESAFHFYPRSAFFAEALRVLRPGGVLATADIIPVSANVVRAAIQSGPLSFVKFSIPKENWHDRDTYRQELVEAGFANPEVHSIKDRTWEGWRAYMAGRTDDPEFRAVVKPAVRKSMAAHWKNQDLMKRELAQLDYVIAVGHKR; encoded by the coding sequence ATGTTCGAGAACCTGAAGATCGCCGGCCGGGCGATCCGCACGGTCTTCACGGCCGACCCCATCACCCGGGTCCGGCGCTTCTACGAGATCCAGTCACCCGACGTGGAGTTCGCGGCGCGCCGTACCCACTACATGAACGTCGGCTACTGGGAGGACGGGGTCACCGACCTCGATACGGCGGCCGAGGCGCTGGCCGACAAGCTGGCCGACGCCGCCGGGATCAAGCCCGACGAGACCGTCCTCGACGTCGGCTTCGGCTACGCCGACCAGGACTTCAAGTGGCTGCGCGAGCGCCAGGTCGGCAAGATCTACGGACTCAACATCACCCCGCACCACGTCGAGTCGGCACAGCGCCGGGCGCAGGAGGAGGGCTTCGCGGACCGGACGGACTTCCGGCTGGGCAGTGCCACCGAACTGCCCTTCGATGACAACACCTTCGACCGGGTCGTCGCCCTGGAGTCCGCCTTCCACTTCTACCCGCGCAGCGCGTTCTTCGCCGAGGCGCTGCGGGTGCTCCGTCCGGGTGGCGTGCTGGCCACGGCCGACATCATCCCGGTCAGCGCCAACGTCGTGCGGGCGGCCATCCAGTCGGGACCGCTGAGCTTCGTCAAGTTCAGCATCCCGAAGGAGAACTGGCACGACCGGGACACGTACCGGCAGGAGCTCGTCGAGGCCGGCTTCGCCAACCCGGAGGTGCACTCGATCAAGGACCGCACCTGGGAGGGCTGGCGGGCGTACATGGCCGGCCGGACCGACGACCCCGAGTTCCGCGCTGTCGTCAAGCCCGCCGTGCGCAAGAGCATGGCCGCGCACTGGAAGAACCAGGACCTCATGAAGCGCGAGCTGGCGCAGCTCGACTACGTGATCGCGGTCGGCCACAAGCGATGA
- a CDS encoding bifunctional 3-(3-hydroxy-phenyl)propionate/3-hydroxycinnamic acid hydroxylase, with translation MTDVLIVGYGPVGEMLTILLAQRGLTVTAVERWATPYNFPRAVSYDGEASRILAAAGVADRLGPVVESSGEYTFKNGFGRTLLHVKVTGDGPMGWPDSVSFYQPGLEALLAERGAELPGVTVLRPYQVTGLVEHDDRVEVTIAGPEGEEVRAARWVVGCDGANSFVREHLGSGVTDLGFTYDWLVCDVVPHEAREFKPNNLQVCDPARPRTAVSAGPGHRRWEFMRVPGESWEEFESVESVWRLLGLFDITPGNATLERYGVYTTQACSADRWRSGRILIAGDAAHVMPPFMGQGMSSGFRDALNLAWKLDLVHRGLADEALLDTYQEERCAHVQHAIRMSMDSGTVICETDRTAAAGRDAVMLAELRRRTSRPRTRSLLEPLAGGVLHGTAVAPAAGAGVPMPQGRVEVDGRAGLFDEVVGTGFALVCAEEPDGLLDADARAFLDSLDARVVRVVPAGAPAPGPGAAPTAFDLDDVYLSHLKRYDAVAVLIRPDFYVFGTAADPAGVPALVEDLREQVRRG, from the coding sequence ATGACCGACGTCCTGATCGTGGGCTACGGCCCCGTCGGTGAGATGCTCACGATCCTGCTGGCGCAGCGAGGGCTCACCGTCACGGCGGTCGAGCGCTGGGCCACCCCGTACAACTTCCCGCGTGCCGTGTCGTACGACGGGGAGGCGAGCCGCATCCTGGCCGCCGCCGGCGTCGCCGACCGGCTCGGCCCGGTGGTGGAGTCGTCGGGCGAGTACACCTTCAAGAACGGCTTCGGCCGGACCCTGCTGCACGTCAAGGTGACCGGCGACGGCCCCATGGGCTGGCCCGACTCGGTCTCCTTCTACCAGCCCGGCCTGGAGGCGCTGCTCGCCGAGCGGGGAGCGGAACTGCCGGGCGTCACGGTGCTGCGCCCGTACCAGGTGACCGGCCTGGTCGAGCACGACGACCGGGTCGAGGTCACCATCGCCGGGCCGGAGGGCGAGGAGGTCCGCGCGGCCCGCTGGGTCGTCGGCTGCGACGGGGCCAACAGCTTCGTCCGGGAGCATCTGGGCAGCGGCGTCACCGACCTCGGCTTCACGTACGACTGGCTGGTCTGCGACGTGGTACCGCACGAAGCCCGCGAGTTCAAGCCGAACAACCTCCAGGTCTGCGACCCGGCGCGCCCGCGCACGGCCGTGTCGGCCGGCCCGGGGCACCGGCGGTGGGAGTTCATGCGGGTGCCGGGGGAGAGCTGGGAGGAGTTCGAGAGCGTCGAGAGCGTGTGGCGGCTGCTCGGCCTCTTCGACATCACACCCGGGAACGCGACCCTGGAGCGGTACGGCGTCTACACCACCCAGGCGTGCTCGGCCGACCGCTGGCGGTCCGGCCGGATCCTGATCGCCGGTGACGCGGCGCACGTGATGCCGCCGTTCATGGGGCAGGGCATGAGCTCGGGTTTTCGGGACGCCCTCAACCTCGCCTGGAAGCTCGACCTGGTGCACCGCGGCCTGGCCGACGAGGCCCTGCTGGACACCTACCAGGAGGAGCGCTGCGCGCACGTGCAGCACGCCATCCGGATGTCCATGGACTCGGGCACGGTCATCTGCGAGACCGACCGCACCGCCGCGGCCGGCCGGGACGCCGTCATGCTCGCCGAACTGCGCCGGCGCACCTCCCGGCCGCGCACCCGTTCCCTGTTGGAGCCCCTGGCCGGAGGGGTCCTGCACGGTACGGCCGTAGCCCCCGCTGCCGGCGCGGGCGTGCCGATGCCGCAGGGGCGCGTCGAGGTCGACGGTCGCGCCGGGCTCTTCGACGAGGTCGTCGGCACCGGCTTCGCCCTGGTCTGCGCCGAGGAGCCCGACGGCCTGCTCGACGCGGACGCCCGGGCCTTCCTGGATTCGCTCGATGCCCGGGTCGTCCGGGTCGTTCCCGCCGGCGCGCCCGCCCCCGGACCCGGCGCCGCGCCGACCGCCTTCGACCTCGACGACGTGTACCTGTCCCACCTCAAGCGGTATGACGCCGTGGCGGTGCTCATCCGGCCCGACTTCTACGTCTTCGGCACGGCCGCCGACCCGGCCGGTGTGCCCGCGCTCGTCGAGGACCTGCGCGAGCAGGTCCGGCGCGGTTGA